GAGTAGCTAAGCGAGGTCCAATAGCCTGAGAGAATGGTTCTATAGTAGACTTCATCGGAAATAAAGAGGAGACAAGACACTCTCATATTGCCCCATTGTTACGCTAAAGTTAAGCAACCTTCCCATGTCTCATCGTAACCCTGAAATTGTGTAATCCACAAGAAGTTTCCATAACAACGTCAACATAATTCTCTTTTCGATTTCTAAAAGTATCATGGACAATGCGTGATCTTTTCACACCACCAATGTGATGTTCTACTACAATTCTTTGTTTAGAAATCTCTCGATTACTTTCTTTTTCCTCATCGGTTAACTCTCCACCACGAGGTTTCTTTTTCGGTTGCAAAATAGTTACCCCATCTGGCTTATAACCTTGGTATCCTGTGTCTTGCCATAACTTACTCCCATCGGGAAACTCATGTCCCTCGTCATCGGCAAGTTTCTTGTCGTGGCGTTTGCCCTCAACAGTTTCACTGAGGTATATGACTTTGCCCCCTGCCATCCGTTCGGTGATGATATTGTTCTTCACCGTTGTCGTTTTTTTCTTGCCACTGTAGTGTTCGTCCCTTTTGACTTTATCTTGAGGTCGATTGATGCGTCGTTCTGTACCATCAATCACAAACTCCAATTCTGGGCAATTTGCTAATACTTGCTCTAACTTGCTCGCTTTCCGCTCGGGCAAATGTTGTTCTTTACCTAAAGCTTGATTTAATATGACTGTTAACCGATGCACCCATAGGTTTGCCTGTGGTTGTCCTATCCCAAATAAAAATCCCTGCACTTCTTGAGTCGGATAT
This genomic stretch from Pseudanabaena galeata CCNP1313 harbors:
- a CDS encoding transposase family protein → MLSYTKLKNKPRILQSLTGMSLAEFEALVPSFEKAWQDYIYKYFIEASERKREYGGGRKAELQEIRDKMLFILFYFRQYPTQEVQGFLFGIGQPQANLWVHRLTVILNQALGKEQHLPERKASKLEQVLANCPELEFVIDGTERRINRPQDKVKRDEHYSGKKKTTTVKNNIITERMAGGKVIYLSETVEGKRHDKKLADDEGHEFPDGSKLWQDTGYQGYKPDGVTILQPKKKPRGGELTDEEKESNREISKQRIVVEHHIGGVKRSRIVHDTFRNRKENYVDVVMETSCGLHNFRVTMRHGKVA